In Brevibacillus brevis, a genomic segment contains:
- a CDS encoding genetic competence negative regulator — protein MRVERLGQDKIRIFLTFDDLSERGIEKEDMWRDIPKVHELFNDMMEQAYHELGFEVSGPVAVEVFALPAQGMVVIVTRGKTGSKEGKEEEEFDDEDVYELEVTLEESDLIIYAFRDFEHMVEAAHRINALLTNGGSAYFYQGKYHLVLEEVELDQERYHKLIAILSEYGEATPTTIYVLEEYGKVVVADDAVKEICRHFT, from the coding sequence ATGCGTGTTGAACGCCTTGGTCAAGATAAAATACGAATCTTTTTAACGTTTGACGACCTGTCAGAGCGCGGGATAGAGAAAGAAGACATGTGGCGTGACATTCCTAAAGTACATGAACTGTTCAACGACATGATGGAGCAGGCGTATCATGAATTGGGTTTTGAAGTGTCAGGGCCTGTTGCCGTTGAAGTGTTCGCCTTGCCAGCTCAGGGGATGGTCGTAATCGTGACACGGGGCAAGACCGGCTCGAAGGAAGGAAAAGAAGAAGAGGAATTCGACGACGAAGACGTGTATGAGCTTGAGGTGACGTTGGAGGAAAGCGACCTCATCATCTACGCCTTCCGAGATTTTGAGCATATGGTCGAAGCCGCTCATCGCATAAACGCTCTTTTGACAAATGGTGGTTCCGCTTATTTCTACCAGGGCAAATATCATTTGGTGCTGGAAGAGGTGGAACTGGATCAGGAGCGCTACCACAAGCTGATTGCGATTCTCTCTGAGTACGGGGAAGCGACGCCGACAACCATTTACGTGCTGGAGGAATACGGAAAAGTTGTCGTGGCAGATGATGCAGTCAAGGAAATATGCAGGCATTTCACATGA
- a CDS encoding Glu/Leu/Phe/Val dehydrogenase gives MNLLKSTQVVIKEALEKLGYQESMYELLKEPLRVLTVRIPVRMDNGEVKVFTGYRAQHNDAVGPTKGGIRFHPEVTEDEVKALSIWMSLKAGIVDLPYGGGKGGIICDPREMSFRELERLSRGYVRAISQLVGPTKDIPAPDVFTNSQIMAWMMDEYSRIREFDSPGFITGKPIALGGSHGRETATAKGVTICIREAAKRRNIDVKGARVVIQGFGNAGSYLAKFMHDAGAKVVGISDAYGALHDPNGLDIDYLLDRRDSFGTVTKLFNNTITNKELLELECDILVPAAIENQITAANAHNIKAQIVVEAANGPTTLEATKILTERGILLVPDVLASAGGVTVSYFEWVQNNQGYYWTEEEVEEKLEQVMVRSFENVYSLSQTRRVDMRLSAYMVGARKMAEASRFRGWV, from the coding sequence ATGAACTTGCTGAAATCTACTCAAGTGGTGATCAAGGAAGCACTGGAGAAACTAGGTTACCAAGAATCGATGTATGAACTCTTGAAGGAGCCGCTGCGCGTTCTGACCGTACGCATTCCCGTTCGCATGGATAACGGCGAAGTGAAAGTGTTTACGGGCTATCGTGCACAGCACAACGATGCTGTAGGTCCGACCAAGGGGGGCATTCGTTTCCACCCGGAAGTTACTGAGGATGAAGTTAAAGCACTTTCTATCTGGATGAGCCTCAAAGCAGGTATCGTCGATCTGCCATACGGTGGCGGTAAAGGCGGTATCATTTGCGACCCGCGTGAAATGTCTTTCCGTGAACTGGAGAGACTGAGCCGCGGTTACGTTCGCGCAATCAGCCAGCTTGTGGGACCGACGAAAGACATTCCGGCTCCGGACGTCTTTACGAACTCGCAAATCATGGCATGGATGATGGACGAATATAGCCGTATCCGTGAATTTGACTCCCCTGGTTTCATTACGGGCAAACCGATCGCACTGGGTGGTTCCCATGGCCGTGAAACAGCTACGGCGAAAGGTGTAACCATCTGCATCCGCGAAGCTGCCAAACGCCGCAACATCGACGTGAAGGGCGCTCGCGTAGTAATCCAAGGCTTTGGTAACGCAGGTAGCTACCTGGCGAAATTCATGCACGATGCAGGTGCGAAAGTAGTGGGAATTTCCGACGCATACGGCGCTCTGCACGATCCGAACGGTCTGGACATCGACTATCTGCTCGATCGCCGCGACTCTTTCGGAACCGTGACCAAGCTGTTCAACAACACGATCACAAACAAAGAACTGCTCGAACTGGAATGCGATATCTTGGTGCCGGCAGCCATTGAAAACCAAATCACTGCTGCAAACGCTCACAATATCAAGGCGCAGATCGTGGTGGAAGCAGCAAACGGTCCGACCACTCTCGAAGCGACCAAAATCTTGACAGAACGCGGTATCCTGCTCGTTCCGGACGTACTGGCAAGTGCAGGCGGCGTGACTGTGTCCTACTTCGAGTGGGTGCAAAACAACCAAGGCTACTACTGGACAGAAGAAGAAGTGGAAGAAAAACTGGAACAAGTGATGGTTCGTTCTTTCGAGAACGTATACTCCCTGTCCCAAACACGCCGCGTAGACATGCGCCTTTCCGCATACATGGTGGGGGCACGCAAAATGGCAGAAGCATCCCGCTTCCGTGGCTGGGTATAA
- a CDS encoding asparaginase yields MLKKILVLNTGGTIAMSVDDTEGVKPLDDQAVNKIVPFLERYADITMKNVLNLPSPHMTPAIMNQLRLHIEQELAAQPYDGLVITHGTDTLEETAYFLDLTLALTIPVVVTGAMRSSNELGADGPVNLISSVRTAADPDSVNKGVLVVFNDEIHAACHVTKTHTSNVATFQSPQYGPIGTIAKKHVHYHHAPLTREHYAITHADANVPLIKAVAGMDPSWLQFLLEQPIDGLVIEAFGLGNLPPAILPTLKQVLAKGIPIVLVSRCYNGQVQDVYDYEGGGRQLKELGVIFSNGLNGQKARLKLMVTLQHTRDFQQLQKLFDQ; encoded by the coding sequence ATGTTGAAAAAAATACTGGTACTCAATACAGGCGGCACCATCGCCATGTCTGTCGACGACACAGAAGGCGTAAAACCGCTGGACGATCAAGCGGTCAACAAAATTGTGCCATTCCTCGAACGCTATGCCGACATCACGATGAAAAATGTCCTGAATTTGCCAAGCCCGCATATGACTCCTGCCATTATGAACCAACTGCGGCTGCACATCGAACAGGAGCTCGCCGCCCAGCCGTACGACGGACTCGTGATCACCCACGGCACGGATACATTGGAGGAAACCGCGTACTTCCTCGATCTGACTTTGGCCCTGACGATCCCCGTCGTCGTAACCGGAGCCATGCGAAGCAGCAACGAGCTCGGAGCAGACGGCCCTGTCAATCTGATATCGTCCGTTCGGACCGCCGCCGATCCTGACAGTGTGAACAAAGGCGTGCTGGTGGTTTTCAACGATGAAATTCATGCGGCTTGCCACGTAACCAAGACCCACACGAGCAACGTGGCGACCTTCCAATCGCCTCAATACGGTCCAATCGGCACCATCGCCAAGAAACATGTGCACTATCACCACGCTCCCCTCACACGCGAGCATTACGCCATCACTCATGCGGATGCCAACGTGCCGCTGATCAAGGCGGTAGCGGGGATGGATCCCTCCTGGCTGCAATTTTTGCTGGAGCAGCCGATCGACGGTCTGGTCATTGAAGCATTCGGCCTTGGCAACCTCCCCCCTGCCATCCTCCCTACATTGAAACAGGTGTTGGCGAAAGGCATTCCGATCGTGCTCGTCTCCCGCTGCTACAACGGACAGGTGCAGGACGTCTATGATTACGAAGGCGGCGGACGCCAGTTGAAGGAGCTCGGCGTCATCTTCTCCAACGGCCTGAATGGACAAAAAGCACGGCTGAAACTGATGGTAACCCTCCAGCACACCCGCGATTTTCAACAATTGCAGAAGCTGTTTGATCAGTAA
- the prsW gene encoding glutamic-type intramembrane protease PrsW: MIAMIGAAVAPGIAILSYFYLRDSLEPEPISMVIRSFIFGVLLVIPVMVIQYIMQNEWNWRDGIVAEVFQSAVVEEFFKWMVIFFTAYKHVEFDEPYDGIVYAVAVSLGFATLENLFYLIINGMDIALWRALLPVSSHALFAVWMGYYLGLAKFSKSAVKERVFLWVSVALPIGLHALYNAIFLSVQNWLVVIVPFMLILWWQGLKKVQRAHDFGSKKLSSRPQ, from the coding sequence ATGATTGCTATGATCGGAGCGGCAGTCGCCCCCGGTATTGCCATCTTGAGCTATTTTTACCTGCGTGATAGCCTGGAACCGGAGCCGATTTCGATGGTGATCCGGTCATTTATCTTTGGGGTGCTGCTGGTGATCCCTGTCATGGTGATCCAGTACATCATGCAGAATGAGTGGAACTGGCGGGACGGCATTGTCGCGGAAGTGTTCCAATCCGCAGTAGTAGAGGAATTTTTCAAATGGATGGTCATTTTTTTTACAGCGTACAAACATGTAGAATTCGATGAGCCGTATGACGGGATCGTATACGCCGTGGCAGTTTCGCTCGGCTTCGCTACGTTGGAAAACCTGTTTTACTTGATTATCAATGGAATGGATATCGCCTTATGGCGGGCTCTGTTGCCGGTGTCCAGCCATGCCTTGTTCGCAGTGTGGATGGGATATTATCTGGGATTGGCGAAGTTCTCCAAGTCCGCTGTCAAAGAGCGGGTGTTTCTCTGGGTCTCAGTAGCTTTGCCAATCGGATTGCATGCGTTGTACAACGCCATCTTTTTGTCTGTCCAAAACTGGCTGGTGGTAATCGTACCGTTCATGCTCATCCTCTGGTGGCAAGGGCTGAAAAAGGTGCAGCGCGCCCACGATTTCGGTTCTAAAAAGCTCTCTTCGCGTCCACAATAG
- the ypeB gene encoding germination protein YpeB: MVYGATARILFPVALVALVGAGVWGYQEHNEKNSVLIKAENSYQRAFHDLTYHVDKLHDELGKALVVNSRRQMTPTLTSVWRLAYAAQSDVGQLPLTLMPFSKTEEMLSRVADFSYRVAVRDLDKQPLTEKEYGTLKSLHKHSADIQNELRKVQSNVINNQLRWMDVETALASDDKKSDNTIVDGFQTIEKKVQEYPDLDWGVGIQSLDKKKQQRIKGLDGKTITKEDAQRIATEFLRDKAKGARIEVDENGQGQQYNAFSVRVSSPDQKHTTHLDVTKRGGKVVWMMNERAVGKETIDMKQGEELGRKFLEHRGFKDMAVTETDSYGNSAVYTFVPMKDGVRIYPDSMTVQVALDNGEVTGFNATEYLFNNKQRTLPKPRITKEEARKKVNPSVKVTSERLALIEGKNDGNEVLVWEMACDFDNSPYMIYINAENGEEEEVVKMDTGKGDRAER, from the coding sequence ATGGTTTACGGAGCTACTGCACGCATCTTGTTTCCCGTAGCCCTGGTCGCGCTGGTAGGGGCGGGTGTGTGGGGGTATCAGGAGCACAATGAGAAAAACTCGGTGCTGATCAAGGCGGAAAACTCATATCAACGGGCTTTTCATGATCTGACATACCACGTGGACAAACTTCATGACGAATTGGGGAAGGCGCTGGTCGTCAATTCGCGCCGCCAGATGACTCCTACATTGACGAGCGTATGGCGCCTCGCCTATGCGGCCCAGTCTGACGTGGGGCAATTGCCGCTCACGTTGATGCCGTTCAGCAAGACGGAAGAAATGCTTTCCCGGGTCGCAGATTTCTCCTACCGGGTAGCTGTGAGAGATCTGGACAAGCAACCGCTGACCGAAAAAGAATACGGCACGCTGAAAAGCTTGCATAAGCATTCCGCCGATATTCAAAATGAGCTGCGCAAGGTGCAGTCCAATGTCATCAATAATCAGCTGCGCTGGATGGATGTGGAGACGGCACTTGCTTCCGACGACAAAAAATCGGACAACACGATTGTCGACGGATTCCAAACCATCGAGAAAAAGGTGCAGGAGTATCCGGACCTGGATTGGGGAGTCGGCATCCAAAGCCTGGATAAAAAGAAACAGCAGCGGATCAAAGGGCTCGATGGCAAAACGATCACCAAGGAGGATGCTCAGCGCATCGCGACGGAGTTTTTGAGAGACAAGGCGAAGGGTGCCCGAATAGAAGTGGATGAGAACGGGCAGGGCCAGCAATACAATGCGTTTAGCGTTCGAGTGAGCTCTCCCGACCAAAAGCATACGACCCACCTGGACGTGACGAAACGCGGCGGGAAAGTGGTCTGGATGATGAACGAACGTGCGGTAGGCAAAGAAACCATCGACATGAAGCAGGGAGAAGAGCTCGGACGCAAGTTTTTGGAGCACCGCGGCTTCAAGGATATGGCCGTGACAGAGACGGACAGCTACGGAAACAGCGCCGTGTACACGTTTGTCCCGATGAAGGATGGGGTACGCATTTACCCGGACTCCATGACGGTTCAAGTCGCTCTCGACAATGGGGAAGTCACCGGGTTCAATGCGACCGAGTACTTGTTCAACAACAAGCAGCGCACGTTGCCCAAGCCGCGTATCACCAAGGAGGAGGCGCGGAAAAAAGTCAATCCGAGCGTGAAGGTGACGAGTGAACGTCTGGCTCTGATCGAAGGCAAGAACGACGGAAACGAAGTGCTCGTCTGGGAAATGGCTTGCGACTTCGACAACAGCCCCTACATGATCTACATTAATGCGGAGAACGGGGAAGAGGAAGAAGTCGTGAAAATGGATACCGGAAAAGGTGATCGTGCGGAGAGGTAA
- a CDS encoding flagellar brake domain-containing protein yields the protein MLLPRIGQSIRLSFTGSSEETREHTYKSRIVDIQDEIALIELPTNEDTGRTGLFGAGEACEVWYLGEDGSRFDFRSTIVGRRSEHIPVLFLQLPAKDAIHRTQRRNYLRIDSSLDVAIKLDDPIRRYHFLARTVDISGGGLSFTCEESYRLQTGDKVQVWISMPNKSGAVQHASAVMEVVRQKPAEKKGLHQWISGKFVQISEQDRAKVVRACYERQLELRKKGVVE from the coding sequence ATGTTGCTACCAAGAATTGGACAATCAATACGACTCAGTTTTACGGGTTCCTCTGAAGAGACGCGGGAGCATACTTACAAGAGCAGAATCGTGGACATTCAAGACGAGATTGCGTTAATCGAATTGCCGACCAATGAAGATACGGGTCGCACAGGCTTGTTCGGGGCGGGGGAAGCCTGCGAAGTCTGGTATCTGGGGGAGGATGGCTCCCGGTTCGATTTCCGTTCCACGATCGTGGGCAGGAGAAGCGAGCACATCCCGGTGTTGTTTTTGCAATTGCCCGCAAAGGATGCCATTCACCGTACGCAGCGTCGCAACTATTTGCGGATTGACTCTTCCCTGGACGTTGCCATCAAGCTGGACGACCCCATCAGGCGCTATCATTTTCTCGCCAGAACGGTCGATATCAGCGGCGGGGGCTTGTCTTTTACCTGTGAAGAATCATACCGGCTGCAAACGGGCGACAAGGTCCAGGTGTGGATATCCATGCCGAACAAATCGGGAGCTGTGCAGCATGCAAGCGCAGTCATGGAGGTCGTACGCCAGAAGCCGGCCGAGAAAAAAGGCTTGCATCAGTGGATTTCGGGCAAGTTTGTGCAAATCAGCGAACAGGATCGGGCAAAAGTGGTCCGCGCATGCTATGAAAGACAGTTGGAGCTACGCAAAAAGGGAGTTGTTGAGTAA